Below is a genomic region from Mucilaginibacter auburnensis.
TTTGATTCGGAAAACCCTGAACTTTCCGCCATTGTTGTCAATACTTTGTGTACTGAATTTATCAGTTACTATGGTGAACTGGTAAAAACCAATCAACAAAGATCCGTTGATTTTTTGTTTAAACTACTACAGATTAAGCGCGACACGTTGGACGCGCATATGTTGGCTTTAAAAAATTATAAAACCCGCAATCACGTATTAAATCTTAATGAAAAGGCCAAAAGCTTATACGGGCAGATGGCCGATTTTGAAACCCGCAGAGAAGAAGCCGAAAGAAATATACGTGCTACAAAGGCAACAATGGATAGCATAGACGGTAATTTTGATCCGAGGTTCAGGCGTTACAGCGAAAGCAATAAGTTGGGCGTTACACAAGATGTTATCTCCGCGCAATCGCAATTACATGCAGCTAATGATGCTTATGTACAAAGCGGATTTAATCCTATCTATCAACGTAAGGCAGATTCACTAAAGAACGTTGTAAGTAGAAATCTCGGCTCGTTATCCGACAAGTATGTTACCAGCCCGCTTTCAACCAAGCAGGATCTGGTTGATCAGCGCATGAGCCTTCAGATGCAAAATGATATTGCAAAAAACAGCACTGGCAGTATTAACAAAGAGCTGGTTAGACTGAATACCAAATTTGATGAACTTGTACCGCACGAAGCTGCCGTACAAGCGTTAGAACGTGCCATTGATATTGCCGGACAGGAGTATTTAGAGATACTGCAAAAATATAACCAGGCAAGTTTAGAATCGAGCTTCACTACCAAATTGAGATTACTTGAGGTAGCGGAGCCAGGACAGGCGCAGCCTTCAAAAAAGATGTTGCTGGTAATAATGGCTGGTATAGCCAGCTTTATAGCATGCATTGCGGTGTTGTTTTTACTTTTCTTCTTCGACAATACAGTAAAAAACGCCCGCGAATTAGCTAATCGCAGTAAAGCTCCTGTACTGGGCAACTTAAACAAGTTGTCTGAAAGATCCATTGATCTACGTGCGATCTGGGAAAATAACAATACTACCGTGGAACTTAAAAAGTTCAAAAATTTAATGCGGTCAACACGGTTTGAGGCAAGCAACGAGCTGAAGGATAGTAATATACTGCTTGTAAATAGCTTGTCATCCGGAGAGGGTAAAACTTTTTTTGCTCTTAACCTGGCATATGCGTATGTTCAGATCAATCAAAAGGTGCTGGTTATTGATGCTAACTTTGACAACCCGTCTATAACAAGTTCAACTAAAACTAATTTGTTTATTGAAGACCTGTTAAATCAAAGAACCAGTTTGCCACTTTCCGATCAAAAAATAACATTTATTGGTAATAAGGGTGGCGATACCTCTATACTTGAACTGAGCAGCAAAGAACGCATAAATGAATTGCTTCGATCTTTTAAACCTTTGTTTGATGTTATTATAATTGAGGCTCCTGCTTTAGATGCGTTAAACAGGTCAAAAGAATTATCAGAGTTTGCAGAAAAAATAATTACGGTTTTTGAAGCTAACCAAACCATATCTCAGGCGGGTAAGCACCAGATAGATTACTTAAGAAATCAAAAAGGTAAATTCATTGGCTGGGTTATTAACTTGGTAAATAACGACCAACTGGTAAGTGAATAACTGGTAAAATCATCTATTTAAATGACACTCATTGGCATTATTTGGATATTAGTTCAGGTTTTAATCGGATATAACCTGGTATTGCCGGTATGCATTTATGTTTTGTCGTTTTTCAAAAATTCCAACACTCCTGTTGAGGCTTCTGTTGAAGGAGATTACGGTATAATTGTAACTGCTTATGAGCAGGTTACCAACATTCCTGCTGTTGTAGAATCATTGCTAAGGCTAAACCACAGCAATTACATCGTATACATTGTAGCCGATAAATGTGATGTAAGCAGTTTAATTTTCAATGATGACCGCGTTGTTGTGCTTCGCCCTGAAAATACTTTGGCCAGTAATACACGTTCGCACTTTTATGCTATCAACAACTTCAGACGGCCACATGACAGGCTAACCATTATTGACAGCGACAACCTGGTTCATCCGGAGTATTTAAATGAGTTAGACCGCTACTTTTATAAAGGCTACATTGCGGTACAAGGCATCCGGGAAGCAAAAAATTTGAATACTACTTATGCTTGCCTTGATGCTGCACGAGATATTTATTATCATTTTTATGATGGTAAGTTATTGTTCAAAGTAGGCTCATCAGCAACTTTAGCCGGTTCGGGTATGGCTTTTACAACTGCATTATATCGTGATTGTTTGGAGCATTTAGATATTATAGGTGCCGGGTTTGATAAGGTTCTGCAATCGCAAATAGTTGGACGCGACGTGCGCATAGCTTTTACAGACCGTGCAAAGGTATACGATGAGAAAACAACCCACTCCGATCAATTAGTTAATCAACGGTCACGTTGGATCAATACCTGGTTCAAGTACTTCAAATTTGGCTTTACAATGCTTGGAAAAGGCATCACCACCCCAAGCTGGAATCAGTTCCTTTTTGGCTTGATACTGTTAAGACCTCCCCTGTTCATCTTCCTGCTATTGTCGTTGGTGTTTATGTTTATTAATATATTTATAAGCATAACAGCAGCATTTATATGGATGCTCGCTTTCGCTATATTCATAGCTGGCTTTTATTTAGCTTTAGCGCGTTCTGAGACAGATGCACGCATTTACCGCTCGCTAATTAATATACCTAAATTCATTTTCTTTCAGGTAATATCATTGATCAATGCACGTACAGCCAATAAAAGGTCGGTAGCAACCAAGCATACTTACACCAGCAGTGTTGACCCAATAACTAAAAGTGATGAGAGTTAACCCGGATGATGACGTTGTTAGAGGCACGGAAGTAAAGGCGGCTTATCAAAAAAAGGTTGACCGTATTACCCGAATTGTGGCATTGGTGGTTGCATTTTTAAGTACCTATTTTTTCATTATTAAAATTTTGTTTTTATGATGAAAGATGAACAGGCAATTGTACATCCTATTTTACACTTAAATAAATCAGAACGGCCTTCTCTGAGCGAACGCGTGCGCAACTCAGCAATTATTGAAAAACTGAGTAACCCACTCGGCATAGGTATTCTCGCTGTGATAGCGGCCATTATTGCCGTTGGTATAGCCAAATTTGGTGTTGTTTTTGGCGGACTTGTGGTTGTTGCGTTTGTAGGTTTACCTGCCATTTATTGTGTTGTGGCTTATCCGCGTTTTGGTATAATAATTTTGCTGATTTTAGCTTATGTACTGTTTTTATTAGGGCGTTTAGGCATACCCGGGCCAATGGGCGTTGTTGCCGATCTGTTACAAGGGTCGCTTATGTTGGGAACTCTGGTGCGGCTGCGGCGTCATAACGACTGGGAGTTTTTAAAAGGGCCGGTGTCAACCATGATACTGATTTGGATAGCGTATAACTTTTTACAGGTTGCTAATCCAAGCGCCATATCTCGCGAAGCGTGGGTATATACGGTACGTGGCATAGCCATAGTTATGCTAAGCTACTTTGTGTTCCTTTACAACATACGCTCTATTAACCTGGTGAGGTTTATTTTTAAACTATGGTTGGCGCTAAGTTTTTTCAGCGCCTTGTACGGAATGAAGCAAGAGTTTATTGGTTTTTCGGCAAGTGAAGAAGCATGGCTGCATTCAGATCCCGAAATAGCTGGCTTACTTTTTATAGCAGGGCACTGGCGTAAGTTCTCCATCTTTTCCGATCCTGTTGCCTTTGCTTACAATATGAACATGGCGGCTATATTTTGTGTGGCATTAATAGCAGGTAAACTGCCATTATGGAAGAAAGTTATATTGGTAATATTTACAGGTACCTTTCTTGTATCTATGCTTTTCTCGGGTACGCGCGCAGCCAATGTATTGGTTCCGGCTGCTATGTTTTTATTCGCTATTATTCGTTACAACAAACAAATATTGCTGTTAAGCTGCCTTGGCGTGCTGGGTTTAATAGTTTTGATCAACATTCCAACTGGTGATCCTAATTTATTACGTTTTCAAACAGCATTCAGGCCTAATGAAGATCCTTCTTACAAGCTACGTAAGTTTAACCAGGAGCGCATCAAACCCTACATTTACAGTCACCCAATTGGTTTTGGTTTGGGTGCTACGGGTGGCTGGGGTAAGCGCTTTGGTAACGGCTCTGTAGTTTCTCAATTTCAGCCAGACAGCGGTTATGTGCGTGTGGCGGTAGAATTAGGTCCGGTAGGACTGTTGATATTTTGCACACTAATGTTTGTAGTGATGAGGACAGGTATAAACAACTATTACCGCATCAGAGATCCTGAACTCAAAATGTATAGCCTTGGCGTACTGTTGGTGGTCTTTGCGTACAATATTGCCAACTTTCCTCAGGAAGCACTGGTACAATTTCCATCAAATGTTTATTTTTCTTTGGATATGGCTTTGATAACAGTTTTATATCGACTTGATAAACAAAAACGGCAACAACAAGCAACACAACTACAACAGGCAACGTAAACGGCAACATGTTAAACGGCGACATTATTAAAAACCGGGACATTATAGTGGTTGGGCAACAACCATGGGATGTTGAAATTGGCAGCAACTGCAAAAACATTGCGCTTGAGTTTAGTAAGCATAACCGCGTACTTTATGTAAACTCTCCGCTTGACCGCATAACCAAGCTAAAAAACGCTACAGACCCTAAAGTTAAAATAAGGATAGATGTTGTTAATGGCCGTACTGACAGTGTTGTACCAATAAAAGAGAACTTATGGAACCTTTATCCGGATGAGATCATTGAATCTATTAACTGGATGAACCATAATTTTATTTACACGTTTTTTAATAAGTTAAACAATAAACGCTTCGCGCGTAGTATTGATAAGGCGGCCAGGAAATTAGGGTTTAAAGACTATATACTTTTTAATGACAACGACATTTTCAGATGTTTTTATCTTAAAGAATTACTTAAACCAGCCATCAGCATCTATTACTCTCGGGATTACCTGTTGTTTGTTGACTACTGGAAAGTACATGGTAAAACCATGGAACCTGAGTTGATTGCCAAAAGCGATTTGTGTGTAGCTAATTCTACCTATCTGGCTTCGTACTGTAAAAAATATAATCCAAACTCTCATTACGTTGGGCAAGGGTGTGATCTGGAGATTTTCACATCCAACCAGCAGTTAGCCATTCCCGGTGATGTAGCCACCATAAACAAGCCGGTAATTGGGTATGTTGGAGCACTACAAAGTATTCGTTTAGATATTGAGTTGCTGGCGTTTATTGCCACAACGCGGTCAGATTGGAGTATTGTGTTAGTAGGGCCTGAAGATGAACAATTTAAAGTTAGTAGCCTGCATAATATACCGAACATACATTTCCTTGGAAGTAAGGACCCTTCTACCCTTCCGGCCTATATTAACTCCTTTGATGTGTGTCTTAATCCGCAACTGATCAACCAGGTTACCATAGGCAACTACCCGCGCAAAATTGATGAATACCTGGCAATGGGCAAACCAACCGTAGCCACCCGGACTGAAGCCATGAGCGTTTTTGAGGAGCACACGTATTTAGGTACAACTAAAGACGAATATGTGACTTTGATTGAGAAGGCTTTGTGGGAGGATAACCCCGAAAAACAACAGCAACGCATAGCCTTTGCAACCACTCACACCTGGGAAAATAACGTAAAAGAAATTTATAAAGCTATCAACCAAACAAAATAGTTTACAGATTGCCTTTCTTCATTTCATTGACGGCGAAATTGCAAGCCCGCGCAGTAAGCGCCATATAGGTTAACGATGGGTTCTGACTGGCTGATGAAGTCATGCAGCTTCCATCTGTTACAAATACATTTTTTACCGCGTGTAATTGATTGTTGCCATTCAATACCGATGTTTTAGGGTCTCGCCCCATGCGCGCTGTTCCCATTTCATGCACAGTGCTTCCACCCGGCTTTTTATAATTGAAAGTGTTGACGTCTGTAAAGCCTGCTGATTCCAGCATTTCTCCACATGAATTGCGGATGTCATCCATCATTTTTTCTTCATTTTCCCTGAAGGAAAAATCAACATTAATAAGCGGTAATCCCCATTTATCTTTTTGAGTGGAATTGAGTGATATTTGATTATCATGATATGGAAGGCATTCGCCCCAGCCAGCCATCCAAACAGTCCATGGGCCTGGCGTGGTCAAACCCTTTTTAAAGTCAGCACCAAAACTGCCAAAATTCATCATATCTGGCCATTCAGATCGTTCGCCGTGGCCTTGTATATTAAATCCACGTTTGTATCCCAGCCCTTCATCACCTTTTAAATTTCTATAACGCGGTATCAGGAAACCACATGGTCTGCGGCCTTTGTAATATTTATCTTTAAAGTCATTATGCTTGCCTGAAGCACCTGCAGATGAATGGTGATCCATCAGATTGTGGCCCAGCTCGCCGCTATCATTCCCCATACCTTTAGGAAAACGTTTCGATTTTGAATTAAGTAAAATGCCCGCAGTTGCTATGGTGGATGCGTTCAGAAAGATAACACGTGCATGGTACTCATAACTTTGCCTGGTTTCAGTATCTATAACACGCACTCCCGTAGCACGCTGTTTAGTATCATCATATAAAACTTCGGCTACTATAGAGAATGGCCTGAGCGTTAAATTACCTGTCTGCATTGCCGCCGGAATAGTTGAGCTATTGCTGCTGAAGTAACCGCCAAAAGGGCACCCCCTTGAACACAAATTTCTATTCATACACGGTCCCCGGCTGTCCCAACCTTTTGTAAGATTGGCTACGCGGGCAATAGTTAATAATCTGTCGGGAGTTTGTTTACGAATGGAGTTATTTAGATGATGCTCTATGCAATTCAATTCCATTGGCGGCAAAAAATCGCCATCGGGTAATTGGTTCAAATTCTCCTTGTTTCCACTAACACCTATGTATTTTTCAACATAGCTGTACCATGGAGCAATATCTTTATAGCGGATGGGCCAGTCAACTCCCACACCGTCTTTCAAGTTAGCCTCAAAATCAAGATCACTTAACCTGTAGCATTGCCTGCCCCATGTTAAAGAGCGCCCCCCTACCTGGTAGCCTCTGTACCACATAAAAGGCTTATCCTGAATATAGGGGTGATCTTTATCGTTCACGTAAAAAAGCGCGTTACCAGCGTTGCTCCCTGTTGACTGTATAGGGCTATCAGCTTTAAATTGCGGCGTATTATTTAATCCATATTCAAAATCCCATGGGTTCAGATTAGCTGTTGGATAGTCTTTAAGATGTTCAACATTTCGGCCTCGTTCAAGCAACAAGGTTTTCAGTCCCTTTTTGCAAAGTTCCATGGCTGCCCATCCACCGCTGATGCCAGAGCCAACTACTATTGCGTCAAATGTATTGCTGTTTTGTAATGCCATGTTATTTAGTTGCCCATGAAAGTTGATTGGGTTGCAATGGTACGCATGCTTCAAAGGTTACCGGCACGTAATCATAAGCCATGCCTTGTGTTGCTCCAATTTGTGAGGTGCAATAGCCTTCAACTGTAAGATCACGTAACTGATAAAAGAAGGGCGCACCTAAAAACTTGCGTTGCACCTTATTTAGTATACCAATTGAATATGTCGCTTTGTCTTCAAAATGCTTCATTATAGCATTTTTATTCGTCGGAGAACATTTGACGAATGACTTACCATATTTGTTTTCAGCATAGGCATCAACAGATTTTAGTCCGGCTAAAAATGATTGCTGCATTTTGACGTCGGTATTTTCTGTTATTATTTTGATAATGAAGTTTTCAACACCTGCATCTTTAGCCCCGGGAGTAGTAGTTCGCGGGATAATGGTCTCAACAAGCTCCGCTACAAGCGCCTTGTTTTTTGGAAGATCGGCTAATGGTATACCTTCACCCGGAGTAAGAAAATTGTAAACAGCCGTACCTGCGCCGCCAAGTGTTACCACAGCCGCCAAACTTTTTATAAGGGTTCTTCTGTTCATGGCTGGTATTTTTTTAACATGATATAATCTGCAGTATGTTTAACGTTACGATATACAGTTCTGGCCATACTGATAAAGAAATTATCACTTTGCCGCAGATCGCTACGTTTCATGGTACTTGGCTCATCGCTTGAATTGATCTGATCAAATATGCCTTTAATATTTTCATGGATCATTGCCTTGCCTTTATTTTTAAGGAAAGACATAGCCATGGTAAACTCTGTTTTATCGCCTTTTATACCTTCCGGATAGCGCCCAAATTTTTGAAAGAAAGTGCTTCTACGCAAATGTGGATGATCGCTATAAACATGAAACTTACGATAACCAGGATACCATATCTTAAAATCCATTTCAGAAAACCCATACTTGTAAGGCTTTAAATATGGATACTTAAAGTAAGCGTAGAATCTTATCAAGTCCACATCCGGCCGGTCATGCATTATTTGCAACGCATTGGTCAGATGGAGTTTATATCCCGGGAACGGATCAAAATCCTCCTGAACATAAAGTGTATAAGGCGTTTTTACAGCGTCCTGTCCCTTATTAATGTTGTTGCCTAATCCTGCGTTTTTAGAGGTTGTTATCAGCCTGAAATAATATTGGTTACTCAGCGTTTTCAAATAATCCAGATGCTCGGGCTTGCTGCCATCATCAGATACCACAATTTCTCCGAACGTAATATGCTGTGTTTTGAAGGCCTTTAATAAGCGTTCTAACGATTGGCTACGATTGTAATGCGTAACTAAAAGCGTTATGGAGTGGAATTGATCGTCGGTTGCCATATTACTTTTTAACCGGTTTAGTAAACAATACCTGATAGGTGTTTTTAAGCAGTCTGTACTGCAGATACCCTGCACGCAACGCCAACGCCAACGGATTTCTGCTTTCGCGCCAACCGGCCCTGCTCATGGTGCTTGGCTCATCAGGTGAGTTTTTTTGCCAGAACATATCGTTAAAATCGTTAATAATTATACCCTTGCCTTTGTTTTGTATGAACGATATGGCCATTCCAAATTCTGTCAGATCTCCTTTTATGCCCTCAGGATATCGTCCGAATTTTTCAAAGAAACTACTTCTGCGCAAATGCGGGTGATCACTGTAAACGTAAAATTTCAAGTGGTTATTGGCCAACGGTGATATACTGAATTTCATTTCTGAAAATCCTTTGGCATAAGGCTTTATATAAGGGTATTTAAAGTAAGCGTAAAACCGGGCTATATCCAAACCGGGATCATTTTGCATAAAATCCAGTGCATCAGCAAAATGTGCGGTAAAGGTTGGTTTCGGCTCAAAATCTTCCTGCACGTATAGCGTGTAAGGCGTAGTAATCGCATCCTGTCCCTTATTAATATTGTTGCCCAGCCCGGCATTTTTCGGCGTGGTTATCAACCTAAAGTTCAGTTTATGTTGCAACGCTTTTACCCTTTCCAGGTTTTCAGGCTTGCTTCCATCGTCAGACACTACAACATCCTCAAATTCAACATTAAGCGATTTAAACGCGTTTAACAAACGCTCTAACGATCGACTTCGGTTATAATGCGTAACTAATAGTGTTACTCCTTGAAAGTAGGTATTATCCTGCGTCATGCGTGAACAAAAATCTTTTGATTGCCGTTTAAAGGATAAAATCACTATCCTTGTTTTTGCGTAATTTTACGAAAAGATGCTCAAAAAAGTTTACAATCTTGTCCGTAATAAACATTTTTTATCACTGTCGGGCAATATCATCATGTCGGGTTTGGGTTTGGTTACGTTCGCTATTATATATCGCGAACTCTCAAAAGCCGAAGCTGGTGTATGGGGTTTCTTTTTAACACTTCTTTCTTTTATTGATACCTTCCGTTCTGGATTTCTGACTACGGCATTCATAAAATTTTATGCAGGCTCAACCAAGGAGAGATCAGCTGAAGTTGCAGGCTCAGCATGGTTTATTGGCATGATCATCACCGGAATAATGGCTGGTGTATGCTTTCTGGCTCTGCCGTTTTTAAGCTTTATAAATGATGAAGGTTTGCGCATGTTTTTTAAGTGGGGCGGAATATATTTCATCATTTCGTTACCATCGTTTCTTTCAACCTGCGTTATTCAAGGCGAACAGCAGTTTGATAAGTTGTTATATGTGAGACTTTGCAATCAAGGCAGTTTCTTACTGTTCATTTTCGTTCTGATCTTTATGGGCGAAATGAAGCTTGCTAATGTTCTTTTCGCATACCTGATATCAAATCTGCTAACAAGCTTATATGCCTTTATTAAAGGATGGGCACGGATATCAGCTTTAAAAAACCGGTCAAAAGCAACAATTTCAGAGATGTATCACTTCGGAAAATATAGCGTTGGTACAGCGTTAAGCGCCAATGGTTTCCATTTTTCTGATAGTGTTATTATTAACTTTATGTTGGGTGCGCCTGCTTTAGCAGTTTACAAGCTTGGCGAAAGACTGATGCAATTGGTTGAAATACCTTTAGCGAGTTTTGCTGCTACCGGAATGCCGGAGTTATCTGCTGCATACAATCAAGGTAACCGCGAGTTGGTTATTCATACAATGAAGCGATATGCTGGTATGCTGGGTATTGTATTGATCCCAATTGTTATAATTGGATGCATATTAGCTGACGTGCCTATTTACCTGATAGGCGGCGGCAAGTATGTGGGCACCGAAGCGGCTAATGTGTTCAGGTTGTTTTTAGCTTTCGCTATCATCTTCCCTCCCGACCGGTTCTTTGCCCTAACCCTTGATGTGATCCATCAGCCTAAAATTAACTTCTATAAAGTGTTGGTTATGCTGGCTGTTAATATCATCACCGACTTCCTGGGTATTTACCTAACAGGAAGCGTTTATGGAATTGCGGTGGCCACGCTTTTCCCGATACTTACCGGTACAATTATTGGCTTTTGGGCACTTAATAAGTACAGCAAATTCAGCTATTGGAGCATCTTCAAAACCGGGTACAACGAAGTGATGACGTTTGTACGCAACCATTTCAAGAAGAGGTCGTCAAGCGTTTAGTATTTGGTAGAGTTATTGCTCTATGTGAGCCATGAAAAGGCTCGCTATTCCATTATTACTTTTGTTCGCCGCTTGCGGCCATGATAAATCGGGGAAGAATTACAATAAGCACGATACAGTATTTACTACACAGAATACGACCAAGGTTATTACTCCTGTAGTCAAAGCTACAGACCCTGTTGCCAGTATCAGACAACGTGTTGAACGAATCAACACATCCAATTTTGCTAAGAAGCACTTTGAATTTATGTGCGATGAGAAAACAAAGGTTGATTATTTGTATGAAAATAAGCAACCTGTTAAAGTATCCATTGATTACGGATGGGTTGGCGATGCTCATGCAATTGAAGACTACTATTTTGATAACGGCCAGTTGATATTTTTCTATGAGTTTGTTGAGGGTGGGCCTGCCTGTGAAGGTTGCATCAAGACCAATGAATACCGCTCCTACATAGTGGATAACAAAGTAATTAAGTACCTCAAAAACAAGACCCAAGAAAAATGCAAACGTTGCGAGTTTGGATCAGTATCAAAACCTTATAAAATGCTAACAATCAACACTGCTGAAGGAGCGAAATCGGCATTGTGTAATTAGCCGCCGCTCGCTATTCGATATCATTTCGGTTTGTTGAGAACATTTATGATATTAGCATCATAGACCTTTTCTATTCAATAGACCATTTATGATGAATTTTAAATCTCCCATCAAATACTTGTCGGGCTCATCAAGTATTTTAGCAGCTTTGTTGTTTGCCTCTACCATTAGTACATCGTCCGTTAAGGCGCAAGGCGGCTTTGGCGCGCCTGTATTTGCATCTAACGAAGTAAGTAAAGACAACATGGTAACACTCAGATTTAACGCCCCAAAAGCCAACGATGTTAAGGTGAGTACTCAAATGGCTAAAACGCCACTCCAAATGAAGAAAAACGACAAAGGCGTTTGGGAAGTTACTTTCGGTCCGGTTAAACCTGATATGTACCCCTACGCATTTGT
It encodes:
- a CDS encoding GumC family protein is translated as MDLKSFLRVLRKHKFTIVIVPVIAVIITYFLVRNQADSYLSQAKIATGIVDQTQKGLGDFVGMQESEINQEFANLIEMMRSKRMLDQVGYKLMIHDLTNASPFRQQSKLVETLNNDAKKHAVEVYTEMYKKRQALSSFNPDQDGLIKLMSSMKYDDKSLLDKIQVYRLQNSDYISVQFDSENPELSAIVVNTLCTEFISYYGELVKTNQQRSVDFLFKLLQIKRDTLDAHMLALKNYKTRNHVLNLNEKAKSLYGQMADFETRREEAERNIRATKATMDSIDGNFDPRFRRYSESNKLGVTQDVISAQSQLHAANDAYVQSGFNPIYQRKADSLKNVVSRNLGSLSDKYVTSPLSTKQDLVDQRMSLQMQNDIAKNSTGSINKELVRLNTKFDELVPHEAAVQALERAIDIAGQEYLEILQKYNQASLESSFTTKLRLLEVAEPGQAQPSKKMLLVIMAGIASFIACIAVLFLLFFFDNTVKNARELANRSKAPVLGNLNKLSERSIDLRAIWENNNTTVELKKFKNLMRSTRFEASNELKDSNILLVNSLSSGEGKTFFALNLAYAYVQINQKVLVIDANFDNPSITSSTKTNLFIEDLLNQRTSLPLSDQKITFIGNKGGDTSILELSSKERINELLRSFKPLFDVIIIEAPALDALNRSKELSEFAEKIITVFEANQTISQAGKHQIDYLRNQKGKFIGWVINLVNNDQLVSE
- a CDS encoding glycosyltransferase; protein product: MTQDNTYFQGVTLLVTHYNRSRSLERLLNAFKSLNVEFEDVVVSDDGSKPENLERVKALQHKLNFRLITTPKNAGLGNNINKGQDAITTPYTLYVQEDFEPKPTFTAHFADALDFMQNDPGLDIARFYAYFKYPYIKPYAKGFSEMKFSISPLANNHLKFYVYSDHPHLRRSSFFEKFGRYPEGIKGDLTEFGMAISFIQNKGKGIIINDFNDMFWQKNSPDEPSTMSRAGWRESRNPLALALRAGYLQYRLLKNTYQVLFTKPVKK
- a CDS encoding glycosyltransferase, whose protein sequence is MLNGDIIKNRDIIVVGQQPWDVEIGSNCKNIALEFSKHNRVLYVNSPLDRITKLKNATDPKVKIRIDVVNGRTDSVVPIKENLWNLYPDEIIESINWMNHNFIYTFFNKLNNKRFARSIDKAARKLGFKDYILFNDNDIFRCFYLKELLKPAISIYYSRDYLLFVDYWKVHGKTMEPELIAKSDLCVANSTYLASYCKKYNPNSHYVGQGCDLEIFTSNQQLAIPGDVATINKPVIGYVGALQSIRLDIELLAFIATTRSDWSIVLVGPEDEQFKVSSLHNIPNIHFLGSKDPSTLPAYINSFDVCLNPQLINQVTIGNYPRKIDEYLAMGKPTVATRTEAMSVFEEHTYLGTTKDEYVTLIEKALWEDNPEKQQQRIAFATTHTWENNVKEIYKAINQTK
- a CDS encoding glycosyltransferase yields the protein MATDDQFHSITLLVTHYNRSQSLERLLKAFKTQHITFGEIVVSDDGSKPEHLDYLKTLSNQYYFRLITTSKNAGLGNNINKGQDAVKTPYTLYVQEDFDPFPGYKLHLTNALQIMHDRPDVDLIRFYAYFKYPYLKPYKYGFSEMDFKIWYPGYRKFHVYSDHPHLRRSTFFQKFGRYPEGIKGDKTEFTMAMSFLKNKGKAMIHENIKGIFDQINSSDEPSTMKRSDLRQSDNFFISMARTVYRNVKHTADYIMLKKYQP
- a CDS encoding gluconate 2-dehydrogenase subunit 3 family protein, translating into MNRRTLIKSLAAVVTLGGAGTAVYNFLTPGEGIPLADLPKNKALVAELVETIIPRTTTPGAKDAGVENFIIKIITENTDVKMQQSFLAGLKSVDAYAENKYGKSFVKCSPTNKNAIMKHFEDKATYSIGILNKVQRKFLGAPFFYQLRDLTVEGYCTSQIGATQGMAYDYVPVTFEACVPLQPNQLSWATK
- a CDS encoding O-antigen ligase family protein, whose translation is MMKDEQAIVHPILHLNKSERPSLSERVRNSAIIEKLSNPLGIGILAVIAAIIAVGIAKFGVVFGGLVVVAFVGLPAIYCVVAYPRFGIIILLILAYVLFLLGRLGIPGPMGVVADLLQGSLMLGTLVRLRRHNDWEFLKGPVSTMILIWIAYNFLQVANPSAISREAWVYTVRGIAIVMLSYFVFLYNIRSINLVRFIFKLWLALSFFSALYGMKQEFIGFSASEEAWLHSDPEIAGLLFIAGHWRKFSIFSDPVAFAYNMNMAAIFCVALIAGKLPLWKKVILVIFTGTFLVSMLFSGTRAANVLVPAAMFLFAIIRYNKQILLLSCLGVLGLIVLINIPTGDPNLLRFQTAFRPNEDPSYKLRKFNQERIKPYIYSHPIGFGLGATGGWGKRFGNGSVVSQFQPDSGYVRVAVELGPVGLLIFCTLMFVVMRTGINNYYRIRDPELKMYSLGVLLVVFAYNIANFPQEALVQFPSNVYFSLDMALITVLYRLDKQKRQQQATQLQQAT
- a CDS encoding GMC oxidoreductase, with the translated sequence MALQNSNTFDAIVVGSGISGGWAAMELCKKGLKTLLLERGRNVEHLKDYPTANLNPWDFEYGLNNTPQFKADSPIQSTGSNAGNALFYVNDKDHPYIQDKPFMWYRGYQVGGRSLTWGRQCYRLSDLDFEANLKDGVGVDWPIRYKDIAPWYSYVEKYIGVSGNKENLNQLPDGDFLPPMELNCIEHHLNNSIRKQTPDRLLTIARVANLTKGWDSRGPCMNRNLCSRGCPFGGYFSSNSSTIPAAMQTGNLTLRPFSIVAEVLYDDTKQRATGVRVIDTETRQSYEYHARVIFLNASTIATAGILLNSKSKRFPKGMGNDSGELGHNLMDHHSSAGASGKHNDFKDKYYKGRRPCGFLIPRYRNLKGDEGLGYKRGFNIQGHGERSEWPDMMNFGSFGADFKKGLTTPGPWTVWMAGWGECLPYHDNQISLNSTQKDKWGLPLINVDFSFRENEEKMMDDIRNSCGEMLESAGFTDVNTFNYKKPGGSTVHEMGTARMGRDPKTSVLNGNNQLHAVKNVFVTDGSCMTSSASQNPSLTYMALTARACNFAVNEMKKGNL
- a CDS encoding glycosyltransferase encodes the protein MTLIGIIWILVQVLIGYNLVLPVCIYVLSFFKNSNTPVEASVEGDYGIIVTAYEQVTNIPAVVESLLRLNHSNYIVYIVADKCDVSSLIFNDDRVVVLRPENTLASNTRSHFYAINNFRRPHDRLTIIDSDNLVHPEYLNELDRYFYKGYIAVQGIREAKNLNTTYACLDAARDIYYHFYDGKLLFKVGSSATLAGSGMAFTTALYRDCLEHLDIIGAGFDKVLQSQIVGRDVRIAFTDRAKVYDEKTTHSDQLVNQRSRWINTWFKYFKFGFTMLGKGITTPSWNQFLFGLILLRPPLFIFLLLSLVFMFINIFISITAAFIWMLAFAIFIAGFYLALARSETDARIYRSLINIPKFIFFQVISLINARTANKRSVATKHTYTSSVDPITKSDES